A genomic region of Fusarium falciforme chromosome 4, complete sequence contains the following coding sequences:
- a CDS encoding DAO domain-containing protein, with product MTSRNPVSKNERIVIVGAGVFGLSTALELKKRGYQNVTVIDRYLPPVVDGSSVDISRVIRVEYADPLYGKMAREAHEGWVKDYPDHYHESGFVMVSNGSGNSYIEKSKGINQSLGDTLEEYENAHDIRKKFPEIQAKLDGMKAYYNKTGGWADAESSIRQLAHQCSLAGVTFITGPRGRAVSLKYEGYKVVAINVAEGDPIPAAQVILATGAWTNRLLPVGWASSASGQPVGFIRLSPEESRRLAKMPVIINLSTGIFIFPPTPNSHILKIARHGYGYATEVQVEDPLGQSRAVSSPKRDGNNANGSFLPEDAEQALREGLQQLVPEFASRDWLRNRLCWYSDTPEGDFIVDHHEVRENLFLATGGAGHAFKFLPILGKYIVDCYENKAPKELRHKWRLRAPTGKELVKQGDGSRGGPPLRRLSRAEQAKL from the exons ATGACGTCCCGAAACCCCGTATCGAAAAACGAGCGCATCGTCATCGTGGGCGCAGGCGTCTTTGGCCTCTCGACAGCCCTCGAACTCAAGAAGAGAGGCTACCAGAATGTCACCGTGATTGATCGTTATCTCCCACCAGTCGTGGACGGGTCTAGCGTCGACATCTCCCGAGTCATTCGGGTAGAGTATGCTGATCCTCTCTATGGAAAGATGGCCCGCGAGGCTCATGAGGGTTGGGTCAAGGATTATCCTGATCACTATCATGAGTCCGGGTTTGTCATGGTCTCCAATGGGTCGGGAAACTCTTATATTGAGAAGAGTAAGGGTATCAACCAGTCACTCGGTGATACTCTTGAGGAATACGAAAATGCCCACGACATTCGCAAGAAGTTTCCAGAGATTCAGGCCAAGTTGGATGGAATGAAGGCCTATTACAACAAGACCGGTGGTTGGGCAGATGCCGAGTCAAGTATACGTCAACTCGCCCACCAATGCAGTCTTGCAGGAGTTACCTTCATCACTGGTCCCCGAGGCCGAGCTGTCTCTCTGAAATATGAAGGATACAAGGTCGTCGCCATCAATGTCGCCGAGGGTGATCCCATCCCAGCTGCGCAGGTCATCTTGGCTACCGGCGCATGGACCAACCGACTGCTCCCAGTAGGCTGGGCATCTTCTGCCTCTGGTCAACCTGTTGGATTCATCCGACTATCTCCAGAGGAATCAAGGAGACTTGCCAAGATgcccgtcatcatcaacctcagtACGGGCATATTCATCTTCCCTCCCACGCCAAACTCCCACATCCTCAAGATTGCGCGCCACGGCTACGGCTACGCCACAGAGGTCCAAGTTGAGGATCCTCTAGGCCAGTCCCGAGCAGTGTCGTCTCCTAAGCGGGATGGCAACAATGCCAACGGGTCGTTTCTGCCCGAGGATGCAGAGCAAGCCCTCCGTGAGGGTCTGCAGCAGCTTGTTCCAGAGTTTGCCAGCCGGGATTGGCTTAGGAATCGACTTTGCTGGTACTCCGACACTCCTGAAGGCGATTTTATCGTGGATCACCACGAGGTCCGAGAAAACCTCTTCCTAGCTACCGGTGGTGCAGGACA CGCCTTCAAGTTCCTCCCCATTCTTGGAAAATACATCGTAGACTGCTACGAGAACAAGGCTCCTAAAGAGCTTCGACACAAGTGGAGGCTCCGTGCCCCGACTGGCAAGGAGCTTGTCAAGCAGGGAGATGGAAGCCGAGGTGGACCTCCTCTGCGGAGACTTTCACGGGCTGAGCAGGCCAAGCTATAG